The Streptobacillus felis genome contains the following window.
AATTTTAGAAAAAGAGGTATTTTTGGAGCTAATTTTGCTGTACTACGTGGAAGTGAATCTGCTTCTATATTAATAGAATTAGGTTTCATAACTAATGAATATGACAATTCAAAATTAGCAAGTGAAACAGGACAAATGATAGCTGTTAATGCTATCGCTGATGCAATTAGAGAAAATTTTGAGGAGTAAATAATGAAAAAAAATAAATTTTTGATTACAGTATTTTGCTTAGCTTTATTAAGCACAGTATCATATTTTTATGTAAATTATAGAGTTAATAACCCAATAGTTTTAAGTGAAAATTCAAATAACAATGATGTAAAAACTTTAACTATATATCTATACGATAAAAAAATTAAAGATTTCAAACAATATGAAATTGAAACAGATTTAAATATAGTTGATGAAGGTGATTATGTTAATGCATTAATTAAAAATTCAAGTTTTTATAAATTAAATGATAATTATAAATTTTTGGCAGCATACTCTCTAAAAATGGATGGAAAGAATGTTTTAATTATAAAACTAAACAACTATTTCAGCAAACTAAATAATGAATCTATTTTAAATTTTGTTAACTCTGTTAAATATACTTTAAAAGAAAACTATAAAGAATATAATGAAATTAATGTTGAAATTGATTCAAATTAAGGAGAATTTATGTACGATTTAAATAAAATTGATCAAGAATTAAAAAATCTTGTTACAGAAAAAAGATATAATCATATTTTAAGAGTTAGAGATAAAGCTTTAGAACTTGCAAAAATATATAATGCACCAACTGAAATTGTAGAAGTTGGTGCTTTATTGCATGATATAGCAAAATATTTTGACGATGAAAATGCCTACTCTATTATTGAAGAGGAATATAAGCATATATTTGATAATGGATTTAAAATAAATCAAGTACTACATGGATTCGCAGCAGCTGCTTATGCAAAGAAAAAATTTAATATAACAGATGAATTAATATTAGACTCCCTTAGATATCATACTATAGGTCGTGAAAACATGACATTAATAGATAAAATAGTATATTTAGCGGATGCTATTGAAGATGGCAGGAATTATCCTAATGTTGATTTAATAAGAAAGGAATCATTAATTAACTTAGATTCTGCTATACTTCTAGAAATAAACTTTAAATTAGAGTTTTTAATCAAAAAAAATGTTATTATACATCCAAATACTATTTTATTTAGAAATAATTTAATAAAAAAAGGTGAATAAATGAATAATATTTTTGAAAGTAAATTTATATGTAAAAATAGAAGAATTGCTTTTACATATACAGAAAATAATGAAAAAGTTTTAATTAGAGATGTAAATTTTAATAATGCTTTCGATGGTGATACCGTTGCAGTTGAAATTATAGATAATGAAAAATTAGTAGGTAAGGTTATAAAAATAATAAAAAGACAAGAAACTCCCTATTTTGGTAATGTTATTATTTCAAAAAGAAACAAATATATAATAAGAATAAACCGTAGTGATTTAATAGTTACTTGCCCCAAAAATAAAATTAAAATAAATCAAGGAGATATTTTAAGTTTTAGGATTGACTACACTACTCTACAAAAGGATGATATTAAAGTAAATATTATTTCAAATTTTGGTAATATTAATAATTCTAACAATATATTAAACTCTTTATTATACGCTTCTAACATATCTACAGGTTTTAGCCCTGAAATAAAAAAAGAAACTGTATCTATAAAAAGACCTAATATAGAAAATGATTTAAATTATAGAGTTGATTTACGTCATCAAAATACTATTACAATTGATGATATTAGTGCAAAAGATTTAGATGACGCTATATATCTTGAAAAAAACGATAATTACTATACTCTATTTGTTAGTATAGCTGATGTGTCTTATTTTGTTAAAGAATACTCTAATCTAGATTTGGAAGCTGCTAAGAGAGGTAATAGTATTTATCTAGCAGAAAATGTAATTCCAATGCTGCCTAAAAAATTATCTAATAATTTATGTTCACTTAATCCTAATGAAGATAAATTAACTTTTACAGTAAAACTTAAATATGACTTAAACGGTAAGCTTATAGAAAGTGATTTTTTTAAATCTATAATTAATTCACACCATAGACTTAACTATGATGAAGTAAATAAAATGTATAAAAATAATGATAAAAG
Protein-coding sequences here:
- the yqeK gene encoding bis(5'-nucleosyl)-tetraphosphatase (symmetrical) YqeK — encoded protein: MYDLNKIDQELKNLVTEKRYNHILRVRDKALELAKIYNAPTEIVEVGALLHDIAKYFDDENAYSIIEEEYKHIFDNGFKINQVLHGFAAAAYAKKKFNITDELILDSLRYHTIGRENMTLIDKIVYLADAIEDGRNYPNVDLIRKESLINLDSAILLEINFKLEFLIKKNVIIHPNTILFRNNLIKKGE